CTCTTTCTCCAGCAGTTCCCGGACCGCCTCGCGGTCGATGGTCCCCGACGCAGTCCGGGGAATCTCGTCGGTGAACCCGACCGTCTTCGGTACCTGGTGCGGAGCGAGTCGCCCCCGGCAGTGGCCCTCGATGTCGCCAGCAGCGAGTTCTGAACCAGCAGCAGCGACGACCAGTGCGGCCACGCGTTCGCCCCACTCCTCGTCCGGGAGGCCGACCACGGCGACCGAGTCGACGGCGTCGTGCGACCGGATCGCGTCGGCCACGACCGACGGGTCCACGTTCTCGCCGCCGGTGACGATGCGGTCGTCGACCCGCCCGGTCACCCAGAGCCGGCCGTCGCCGTCCCGGTAGCCCACGTCGCCGGTGTGGAACCCGTGCTCCGAGAAGGCGGCCTCGGTCTGTGCGTCGTCGAGGTAGCCCGGGGTGACGGTCGGACCGTCGACGACGAGTTCGCCCGTCTCGCCGGTCGTGACGGGGTCGCCCGACTCGTCGAGCACGCGGACGGTCGTCGTCACGAGTGGCTGGCCAACCGTCCCGGGATACTCGCGGGCCTGTTCGGGGGTCGCGGTCGCTATCTGCGAGGCCGCCTCGGTCATCCCATAGGTCGGGTAGACCGGCACGTCCCGGTCGGCACAACGGTCGAGCAGAGCTTGCGAGGCGGCGGCCCCGCCGAGCAGGACGAACCGGAGGTGCTCGGGCGGGGTCCAGCCGTCGTCCAGCAACCGCCGGAGCATCGTCGGCACGAGCGAGACGCCGGTCACGTCGTGGTCCGAGATGACCTGCGCCGTCGTCTCCGGGTCGAACTCGCGCTGGAGGACGACCCCGGTCCCGTACAGGGTCGCCCGGACGAACGGGGCGAGCCCGCCCATGTGGTACGTCGGCAGGCAGACCAGCCAGCGGTCGCCCCGGGTCACGCCGAGGCGGAACGCCGACCCGGTCGCGCTGGCGACGAGGTTCCCGACCGTCAGCCGGACGCCCTTGGGCCGGCCCGTGGTCCCCGAGGTGAACAGGAGCACCTGTTCGTTCGTCCGCGAGAGGGGATACGGCATCGCGACCGCCGAGGTGTCGTCGTGGATCGGTTCGACGGCACTCGATTCCGGGTCGTCGACGCTGGCGACCGGGCAGTCGGCGTCGGCAGCAGTGACCGTCTCGCGCGCCAGTTCCTCGGTCTCGTCGCCGCAGACGAGGACACGACAGTCGGCGCGGTCGAACTGGCTCGCGAGTTCACGTGCAGGACGGGTGGGGTCGAACAGCGCGACCGAACTCGCGCGGCGCATCGCCGCGAAGAGGACGACCGGGACCGCGACCCGGCGGTCGAGCAGGAGCCCGACCCGGCCGTCGCCGGGGAAGTCGTCCAGCCGGGCCGCCACGTCGTGGACGCGGTGGTGGAGGTCGCGGTAGGTCCACGACTCGCCGGCGTCGGCATCCACGATGGCGGTCCGCTCCGGCGTCGTGTCCGCCCGCACCGACAGGAGGTCCCGGGTCGGCCACTCGACGGGGACGCCACTCACTCGTCCCACACCCCGCGGACGCCGAGGCCGGGGCCGTCTGGGACCCGGATGGTCCCGTGTTCGACCGGGCAGGGGTCCGGCCCGAGGTCCGTCGAGAGCCACTCCGCGGTCGCGAGG
This window of the Haloarchaeobius amylolyticus genome carries:
- a CDS encoding class I adenylate-forming enzyme family protein, with translation MSGVPVEWPTRDLLSVRADTTPERTAIVDADAGESWTYRDLHHRVHDVAARLDDFPGDGRVGLLLDRRVAVPVVLFAAMRRASSVALFDPTRPARELASQFDRADCRVLVCGDETEELARETVTAADADCPVASVDDPESSAVEPIHDDTSAVAMPYPLSRTNEQVLLFTSGTTGRPKGVRLTVGNLVASATGSAFRLGVTRGDRWLVCLPTYHMGGLAPFVRATLYGTGVVLQREFDPETTAQVISDHDVTGVSLVPTMLRRLLDDGWTPPEHLRFVLLGGAAASQALLDRCADRDVPVYPTYGMTEAASQIATATPEQAREYPGTVGQPLVTTTVRVLDESGDPVTTGETGELVVDGPTVTPGYLDDAQTEAAFSEHGFHTGDVGYRDGDGRLWVTGRVDDRIVTGGENVDPSVVADAIRSHDAVDSVAVVGLPDEEWGERVAALVVAAAGSELAAGDIEGHCRGRLAPHQVPKTVGFTDEIPRTASGTIDREAVRELLEKER